The Acidianus infernus genome window below encodes:
- a CDS encoding A24 family peptidase C-terminal domain-containing protein gives MLIHVSILDLKYREVDFKIWLIYLPLVVFFIFYVHKIDLFLYSYSLGVSVFVLYMFYKLSLMGGADLMAILIIGLSNPSVYPLFFPTFSELGMEPLVVILYSSISVFLVSLYNLAKYFKYTKGMPFSKRIILALSAKRMKVKDFLNSSFLFPLTQVDDDGNVTLRSTFSIEEDDKEWKQKFRKLVEERRISEDSYIWVAWGVPVLPFMLIGYLLSLVIGFPFT, from the coding sequence ATGCTTATCCACGTTTCTATCTTGGATTTAAAATATAGAGAAGTGGATTTCAAAATTTGGTTAATTTATCTTCCTTTAGTTGTATTCTTTATTTTTTACGTGCATAAGATTGACCTATTCCTTTATTCCTATTCTCTAGGAGTTTCTGTTTTTGTCCTCTATATGTTTTATAAACTTTCCCTCATGGGAGGAGCAGATTTAATGGCTATTTTAATTATAGGCTTGTCAAATCCATCAGTTTATCCATTGTTTTTCCCAACTTTTTCAGAGTTAGGAATGGAGCCTCTAGTTGTTATTCTCTATTCTTCAATCTCCGTCTTTCTAGTTAGTTTATATAATTTAGCAAAATATTTCAAATACACGAAGGGAATGCCGTTTAGCAAGAGAATAATCCTAGCTTTAAGCGCCAAAAGAATGAAAGTTAAAGATTTCCTTAACTCTAGCTTTCTTTTCCCTCTAACTCAAGTTGATGATGACGGTAATGTAACTCTTAGGAGTACTTTCTCAATAGAAGAGGACGATAAGGAGTGGAAGCAGAAGTTCAGGAAACTAGTTGAGGAAAGGAGGATTAGCGAAGATTCGTATATTTGGGTTGCGTGGGGTGTCCCAGTTCTTCCTTTCATGCTTATAGGCTATTTATTAAGTCTCGTCATAGGTTTTCCATTTACATGA
- a CDS encoding cobalamin biosynthesis protein CbiG: MYVSRIKIIAESSNELAKRVRNSLDELGYFIVDSKEEVQVYFYPIEEIIYRVKKFSTKTPVIIGVTDDGSYVIPLFKEKCGGSFIAGIIADLLGSQLVLTSRTSQQGVYSIQEFAWVNGLEIINREKIDELEKKLLNSGKLKVYSNNIDIHTVEGYELTRKEEDADIIIKTDTEEEDKEIDDKRIIMKPLSLVIALSYSKDTPKEAIYYSIISTLKSINILRSTVNFIITSESKNGDKKIQDIAKSFNSTVIYVKEKQPCEPSLDFVNARVILKKTKRAYGVLTCLGVK; the protein is encoded by the coding sequence TTGTATGTATCTAGAATAAAAATTATAGCAGAGAGTTCTAACGAACTTGCTAAGAGGGTTAGGAACAGCTTAGATGAGTTAGGATATTTTATAGTAGATAGCAAAGAAGAAGTACAAGTTTATTTTTATCCGATAGAGGAAATTATTTATAGAGTAAAGAAGTTCTCTACTAAAACTCCAGTAATAATAGGTGTAACTGACGACGGGAGTTACGTTATTCCTTTGTTCAAAGAAAAATGCGGCGGTTCCTTTATAGCAGGAATTATTGCTGACCTTTTGGGCTCTCAGTTAGTTTTAACCTCAAGAACTTCCCAACAAGGCGTCTATAGTATTCAAGAGTTTGCGTGGGTCAATGGTTTAGAAATAATAAATAGAGAAAAAATTGATGAATTGGAGAAAAAACTGCTAAATTCAGGAAAGCTTAAGGTTTATTCTAATAATATAGATATTCATACTGTTGAAGGATACGAATTGACAAGGAAGGAAGAAGATGCTGACATTATAATTAAAACAGATACTGAGGAAGAAGATAAGGAAATTGACGATAAAAGGATAATAATGAAGCCCTTATCTTTGGTGATAGCTTTATCGTATTCTAAGGATACTCCTAAAGAAGCTATCTACTATTCAATAATTTCCACATTGAAATCCATAAACATTCTTAGGAGTACTGTAAACTTCATAATTACCTCAGAATCTAAAAATGGGGATAAGAAAATTCAAGACATTGCAAAGTCCTTTAATTCTACGGTTATTTACGTTAAGGAGAAGCAACCATGCGAGCCTTCCCTAGATTTTGTTAATGCTAGAGTAATATTAAAGAAAACTAAGAGAGCTTACGGAGTACTAACATGCTTAGGAGTAAAATAA